Below is a window of Rhodoglobus vestalii DNA.
ACCAAGCGCACGACCACAGCTTCAGCCGAAATAGATTCAATGCCCCAAATCTCCGGCTTCTCCAAGATACGGGATTTCCACTTGGGGGTCGCGGCAAGCTCAGTTGCGGTCTGCAAGATCCGCTCTTGCACGGCATCCACATCCGCGTCATACGGCACAGCAAGGTCAATGATCACCCGAGCCCACCCCTGCGACATGTTGCCAACACGCGTGATCTCACCATTGCGCACAAACCACAGGGTTCCGTTAACATCACGCACTTGAGTAATACGGATGTCAACCGACTCGACCACACCAACGGCCGGACCCAAATCGACAATATCTCCAACCCCGAGCTGGTCTTCGGCCACCATAAACAGACCATTAAGCACATCTTTGACCACATTCTGTGCGCCGAAACCGAGACCGGCACCCGTCGCTGCGGTAATGAGTGCGAAAGCGCCCGTGGCTTGTGGAGCGAAGAGATTAAAGAGAAGAAGCAGCACCACGATCACGATGACGACCGTCACAATGCTCGACAGCACCCCGCCGAGGGTGCGCGTGCGCTGGACAACTCGAACCGCAGCCAGCGGAGAAGTGAGCAGCACCTGGGTGTCGTGAATGTTCTCTTTGTGCTTAACGCCGTTGACGATCCGATCGACAACACGCTTGATCACGAAGAGCAGGACGAAGCGCAGCACCCACGCACCCACAACGATCGTGAGGCCCTGCAGCAGGCGCGAGGCCTCATAAAAATCGCTGACGGCAGCCCACAGGCCACCCAACGTGAAATCTTCCATGCAGGGAGCCTAGCGAGCGACTGCTGAATAGTCGTCGCTAGGCTCCGGGATGCACGGGGTGTGGCGGCTGGGTGCTACGAGTTGTCGCGCCCCTGAACGATCAGCGCACGCTCCACACCCGCAAGGTTCTCCACGACAATGCGGCGCAGGGCCGGAACCTCGGGGTTTGCATCCAGCCATGCGGTGGTGGCATCCACGAGTTCTTTCGACGCCAAAGGTGCCGGGTAGAGACCACGGATGACGGTCTCAGCGATCGCATAGCTACGGTTCTTCCACACATCGTTGATCGCCGCAAAATACGGCTCCACAAACGTTTCGAGAACAGCCGGATCATTCACATGCGTGTACCCCATGGTGACATTGCGCACAATCGCGTTCGGCGACTTATCGCTCTCAACGAGAGAAGCGAAAGCAGCACGCTTACCCGCCTCGGTGGGCAGGGCAGCCCGCACCCGCGCGGCAGCCTGTTGACCGTTTGCCGTC
It encodes the following:
- a CDS encoding mechanosensitive ion channel family protein, with the protein product MEDFTLGGLWAAVSDFYEASRLLQGLTIVVGAWVLRFVLLFVIKRVVDRIVNGVKHKENIHDTQVLLTSPLAAVRVVQRTRTLGGVLSSIVTVVIVIVVLLLLFNLFAPQATGAFALITAATGAGLGFGAQNVVKDVLNGLFMVAEDQLGVGDIVDLGPAVGVVESVDIRITQVRDVNGTLWFVRNGEITRVGNMSQGWARVIIDLAVPYDADVDAVQERILQTATELAATPKWKSRILEKPEIWGIESISAEAVVVRLVVKTASATKDDVARELRSRLKRSLDEMGVKLPALNSIVLTGFDGAASVRGARPPKTRPVAVTLPEEKPKK